The genomic region GGATGAGGGCTTCGCGCTGGGGTCCCGGGGGCGTGGAGAGGACCTGCTGCATCTTGCTCGCGGGCACCGTGACGGGCTGCGAGTAGCGAGGGTGCGTCGCCTGCCACTGGCCCAGCGTCTCGTAGCGCACCGTGGGGTGGTTGGGGTCCACCACGGAGCCATCCGGCCTGCGCACCAGGGCGTGCCCCACGCCGTCGCTCGCGTCACGCATGAGGACGATGGAGTCCCCCGGGCGCGCCAGGCCCACCGCCTTCTCCAGGCAGTTGGCGCTGCCGTCTCCCAACCGCTCCGTGTGCAGGTTGCTCGCGGGCGCGGGCGTGGCGTCGAACATGGACGTCGACCCGAACGGCTGTGGCTTGGGCTGGAGCGCCGGTTGCCCCCTCCCAGCCGGAGCGGGCAGGGGCTCCGGGCGAGGAGGGACGGCCAGGGGCAGGAAGCGCGAGAACTGAATCATCGGGAGCGGCCTCGGGGACGAAAACGTCGTTTCCCCAAGTCACGCGGAGCCGCACCCGAATTGAATTAAGCCGAGTTAAACGTACATCTCCGGCCCGCCGCCCCTGTCGCGCGGCGGGCCGGACGGACCGGGCTACGGAACGACGTACAGGTCGCCGTTCGTCTGGGTGATGGCCCCACCCACGACGTTGTAGACGTCGAAGAGGTCGGCGCTCTTGAAGCTCGCGCCCGCCGGCACGGAGGCCAGGAGGGGCGACGTCGTCAACTGCGACTGAGTGGTGCTGACGAAGGTGTTGCCAGCGACCGTGACCAGGTTGTCCGCGGGCAGCGTGCCGCTGTTCACGCTGGTGTCGGGCCGCAGCCACATGCCGGCGAGCAGCTGGTTGAAGGCGGCCGAGTTGTGGAGCGGCGTGCTGGCGATGTTGACGCTGAGCGACGTGTCACCGGCATTGGCCGCGCTGCTGACCGTGCCCGCGATGGAGACGAACGGGGTGTAGCCACCCGTGGCGTAGTGCGTCTGGTTGTTGTTGTTGATGATCAACTGGCCGTACGCCACGCCGCTGTGCTTGAGGAACACCGTGCCCGCGCCACCGTCGGTGTACGTGGCGTTGATGCCGGTGCCGCCACGCGCCTGGAGCTGCGCGCTGGTCGAAGGGTACGGATAGCCAATGGCCCCCACGAAGCTGGAAGCATCCCCCGTGCTCACCATCGCGATGCGCCCGCCACCGCCCGCACGCGTGGAGCCGACCGAGCTGGAGTTGTACGCATTCGCCCCGTTGGCGGTGAGGGTGCCGTTCCAGCCCGTGGTGTCGAAGCCGCCGCAGCGCAGGGAGATGGAGCCACCCGCCGCGCCGTACTGGGCGCCCGTGGTCACCGCACCCGCCTTGATGAGAGAGGTCCCGCCCAGCGTGCAGACACCGGAGGCATTGAGCCGGAAGACACCACCGCCAGGACTCCGGAAGCCCAGATACGACGGCGAGGCACCGACCGTCGTCCCCGCTCCGCCCGGATACCGGGGGTCTCGGTAGTCGTCGTAGACCATGCCGCGAACAGCGCCGGCCGCGTACCCACCACCGACACCGCCATGCCCCGCGCCGTAACCACCCGACGATCCAGTCGCGGATGAGGGCCCCGTCGCGCCAAAGCCCCACAGGGTCTGCGGCGCGCCCTGGGCATCCATCGCCGCCGGGTAGCCCAGGCCCGCGACGTCCACGGCGCCGCCCGTGAGGCTGAAGGTCCCCGCGAGCGTCATCTGGAGGCTGGACACCTGCGCGGCGGCCGGCGACGTCTTGAACACCGGCAGGTAGTGCTTGAGCGTGCCCGCGGTCTGCTCGTAGCGCGCCGCCTGGAGCGAGTTGGTGACCAGCGTGCCGCCGCTCAAGGTCACGTCACCGGACGCGATGATGGCGGGCACTGTCACCGAACCCGCGGACACCGTCACGTTGTCCGCGACGAGCGTCCCGCCTCCGAGGGGCGGCATGGCCTGCGTGGACTGCACGACGTTCACCGCGCCGGCCGCGTACTCGATGCGACCTGTCCTGCCGCTCGTCGTGTCGAAAAGCACCAGGCCATTCACGGTCATCGTGGGAGCGCCGGAGTTCGTCGTGTTGCCGGACACCACGTGGATGTCGCCGTTGGTCTCCAGGATGGCGTTGCCGAGCACGTCCAGGTGGTCCAGCACATCCACGCTGCGGAAGAACGCGCCGGACGCGACGCCGGAGGGCACGGCGCTCGTCGTCAGGGTTCCCACCGCGTTGGTGGTGACGCTCACCAGGTTGGACGGATCCAGCAGCGCCCCGCCCGCGGCGGTGACGTCCGGCCGCAGCCAGCCGCCCGCGAACACGCCGTTGTAGATGGAGGAGGACGACGGGGTCGTGACCTGGGTGAGCGCGGGGTTGAAGTTCAGCGGCGCGCCCGCGTTCTCGTAGTAGGTCGCGTTGAACATCGTGCTGGCGACGGAGACGGGAATGGCAGTGGCGCCCGCGGTGACGTTCGCAGTGACAGTGCCGGCCAGCGCGGGGAGCCGGGTGGTGCCCTCGTTCTGGTAATGCGCGGGCGAGTTGTTCGCGATGATGAGGTCGCCGTAGGTCAGCCCGCTGTGCTTCAGGAAGATGGTGCCCGCGCCACCGGCGCCCACCACGTAGCTGGAGTTGGCCGGAGCGCCGCCGAAGGCGTGGACCCGGGCAGTGAGGTTCACGGGCGGGTAGCTCACCGCGCCCGTCATCGTCGCGGCATCACCGGTGCTGACCAGGGCGATACGGCCACCACCGCCCGCGCCCAGCGGGATGGAGGAGTTCCCCGCGCCCTGGCCGCCGTCCGCGATGAGGGTTCCCGTCCAGCCCGTGGAGACGATGGCACCACAGCGGAGGTTGATGGAGCCACCCGCCGCATTGAACGAAGCGGACGCCGCGACAGTGGCCGAACCGCCCAGCACGCAGGGCCCGGTGGACGTGATGCGCACCACTCCACCGCCGTGGGTTCCCGAGTACGTGTCATTGGTGGCGCCGGGGAACTTCGGGTCGCGGTAGTCGCCGTAGGTCGTCCCCGCGTTGCCCGCCTGGTTGTTGTTGGCCTGCGAGATGTTCATGCGGTAGTTGCCGGAGCCCATGCCGCCGTGGCTGGCGCCGTACAACTTGCTGGTGCCCGCGAGCGATGCAGACGGCACGCCATTGGGGCTGAAGCTGACCAGGCCGTTGCCGCTGCACGAGCCATTGGCGAAGCAGGTCATGCCGTAGCCCTTGTTGGTGGTGTTGATCGCGCCACCCAGCAGGTTCCAGGAGCCCGTGAGCACGTCCAGCTTGAACATTGCGGCGTTGGTGGCCTGGAGGTGTGTCACGGTGCCGCCCGTGATGAAGACGTCACCAAAGGTCTGGCCCACCGTGCTGGCGTCGAACGTGACGGTGCCACCGGTGATGTAGAGGTTCCGGCCGCCCGCGTTGCTGGAGGTGACCGTGACGGTGCCGGTGGTGATGGTGGTGCCCGCGCTGCCACTGAACAGCGCCGAGTCGAACGCGACGGAGGCCGTGTCCGGCAGCGTGGTCGTGCCGCTGCCGTCCGTGACGGTGGCGGAGAACGTGGTGGGCACGGTCAGCGCCGTGGAGCTGCGCGCGGTGACGACATAGCTGCCCGCGCCAGAGTCCACCGCCGTGAGGCACGTCGCGCCCGGCGTGTTCACGGTGCAGGCGGAGGTCCCCGTGCCACCCAGCGTGACCGACCCGTCACTGCTCAGGACCTCCACATGGAGCCCCGTCCCCAGGGGTTCACCACTCGCGTCGCGAGGCGTGACGGTGAGGGTCACATAGGCCAGTCCGTCCGAGGGCGCGTTGGTTGCGGACGCAAGCAATTGGGGCTGCGGTGAAGTCAGACCCGCGCGCGAGTTCGCGGGGGCCGGCCCACTTTCTTCCAGCGGTGGAGGGGAACAGCTGATCAACGCGGCGAACACAAGCGAACCTGCGAATGGCAGACGCATGAAATTCTCCCTTTGAGTTGGAACAGCGGCCGGCTGGCAAAGCTTCAGCCCGGGCCGCTGGACGTCCGTATGCTTCAGCGGGGCTGCGTGATGGAAGGAATTACTGGAAACATTTTTCACGCAATCGAGTCTTTCTTGACCTGTCCACGAGACCTGGAACGCACTCACCTGAGTCCCGTCCCATGTCGTTGATGCAAAGGATTAAGGTGCCGCCCCATGCGCGAGTCGTGGACAGGTGGGACGAAGCTCCTGGCGGCGGCGAGCCTCGCGAGCGCGGTGGGCTTCCTCTTCGTCATGGACGTGGGGCCTCGGGAGGCGCGGCTCGTCACCAAGGCGCTGCCCATGGTGTGCCTGCTGCTGTGGCTGTGGCCCGCGCAGGGGCGCTATGCGCGACTCATCTTCGCGGGGCTGGCGCTGTCGCTGCTCGGCGATGTGCTGCTGGAGGTGAGCCCGGACCTGTTCCTTCCGGGCCTGGGTGCCTTCCTGTTGGCCCACGTGGGCTACACCGCCGCGTTCGTCTCCGTGACGCGGCGACTGGCCCTGCTTCGTGCCCTGCCCTTCCTGCTCCTGGCCGTGGGCGCCACCGTGGCGCTGTGGCCGGGCTTGGGCGGGATGGCGCCGCCGGTGACGGCCTATGTCGCCGTCATCTGCTCCATGGGCTGGCGCGCGGCGGCCATGATGAGCGCTCCGGAGCTTCCCCGGCATGAGCAATGGCTGGCATTCCTGGGCGCGCTGCTGTTCTCCGCCAGCGATGGGCTGCTCTCCATCCGGCTCTTCGTCACGCCCCTGCCCGGCCTGGGCTACGCCGTCATGCTGCTGTATTGGGCCGCGCAGTTCTGTATCGCGGCATCCACGCGGGTGGCGCACGCTCCAGCCGCGATGCCTATATCCTCCAGCAGTCTCACCTGACTCCTGGAGGCATCCATGTGGCGTTCCCTGTGTGTCACGGCGGTTTGTGTTTTCGGTCTCACGGCTTGCGGCGGTAGCACCGACGCGGACGTGGACCTCGGTTCGCAGGAGCAGGGCCTCGCGTGCGAGGCCGGCACCGGCGCCTGCCCGGGCACCACCGTCTGTGCCTATACCGGCCCCGGAGATGAGGGGCTCTGCCGCCCTGCCTGCATCAACGGCACGTGTTCCAACAGCCAGACCTGCTGCACCCAGCCTGGCGGCGCGCCGTACTGCAACAGCTTCTGTTACTGATTGCCCAACACCACTGGAGACGGAGCGCCCCACGACGCTCCGCCTCCGGCGGGCACGTCGAAACTACTGCAGCACGCCGATGGTCTCCGCGCGGTCCACGGCCTCACCCTTGGTGGTGTAGCCGGAGTACCAGCCGGTCAGGTTGCTGCCGGACTGGTCATACTGCATATGGACGTGGGCACCCGTGGCGTTGCCCGTACCGCCCTCGTTGCCCACCTGGCAGCGGTTGCACGTGCGGTCGTACGAGTCCGCCGTCTTGATGAAGTGCCACAGGCGGAACGTCTTGCCGTTGGAAAAGGCGTGCTTCGCCTCGTTCTGCGTGCCGCTGCCCGTGCCGTTGCAATAGACGCCCGAGGTACGGACGGTCACGTTCCAGGACAGGGACGCCATCACGCCCGTCTCCACGCCCCAGTAGTTGCAGCGGCCGCTGGAGATGTCCACCGCGCCGTGGAACGTGCCGCTGGAGTAGTTCGTCGTCGCCGTGACCGTGCCCGGGAAGGGCGACTTCACCGTGTACGAGTACGCAGCCGCGACCGAGGGAAGCGCGAGGGCCAGGATGGCCGCGAAGGCCTTCTTCTTCATGTGACGCATCGGGGGTGTTCCTTTCGGGCCGGCGGGTCCGGCCCCATGAGGTGCCGCTCAACGGACCTGTTGCTGCCACTGCTTCTCTCTCAGGAGCAGGCCCCACTCCTGAACGCCTGATTCCAGGGCGCGGATCCACGCGTCGATCTCCGGCGCCATGCTGGGGTCCACGCTCCGCAGCTTGCGCAGCTCCGGCACGGCGTCCGCGAAGCCCAGCTCCGCGATGCCCTGCACCAGCGCCTTGCGCACTCCCGCGTCCCGCTCGCCCCGGTACATACCCACCAGCGCCTCGCGCGCGGGCGCCATCTGCGCCGCCGGCACGCTGCCCAGCGCGAGCGCCGCCGAGCGCCGCACGTCCGCGCTCTCGTGGCCCAGCATCCCGAGCAGCTTCTGCCCCGCCTCCGGCCCCATCTTGCGCGTGTCCAGGGACTCCAAAATCTTCGCCGTCACCTTCGGATCCGTGGACGCCGTCGCCGCGTTCACCGCCATGTCCGTGGCCGGGCCGTGATGGGCGGAATAGACGTGCTCGTTGTCCTCGATGAGGTTCTTCGCCGCCTCCATGCGGACCTCTGGCGAGCCGTCGCGCATGAGCCGCTCGTACATGTCCCCCGTCTTCTCCAGCGCGCCGGTGCGACGCATGGCGCGGACGGTGGCGGCGCGGACGGACGGGTCACGGTCCTCCAGCGCGCGGCGGGCCACGGTCTGGATGGCGTCCTTCTCCGCCTCGCGCTCACTGCGCGCCACCAACGCCGCGGCCAGCTGCTCCACCATCACGGGGTCGGTCTCCCGGTCGAACGCCGCGTGCAGTTCGCCTGAAGGCAACGACACGGCGGCCTCGCGCAGCACGGCCTGGAGGTAGTCGCGGTAGGCCTTGGAGCTGGAGCCCATCCCCTGGCGGAGCTGATCCATCAACCCACGGACCGAACAGCTCTCTCCCTGCAACGCCGGCTTCGCGGCGGAGGGCGTGGACTGAGCGGTGACGACCGGGGACGCGAGCATCAGCGTCAGGCCCCCGAGCGCGCGAAGACCTTGGAGGTAGCGGGGCATGCCGGGGGCTCCTAGTTGTGGCGGTCCATGCAGCCGAAGGGGTTCTGGTCCGGCAGCTCGTTCCAGACGCGGATGAAGTCGACGTTGCCCTGGGCGTAGAGCGTCTCGAAGATGCCGTAGAGCGGCTGGAAGCGCGGATCCACGGTCGCCATGTTCGCCATCACCGGCAGGGCGTCCCGGCCCGCGACGCGCGCGGAGAAGCGGAACAGCGCCCAGCGCACGCACACGGATTGCTCGCGCTGGAAGGCGTCCGTGAACGTCTTCAGCACGTTCTCCTTGTCGGAGGACATGGCCAGCACCTGCGCCGCCGCGTCCCGGCCGTCCTCGTTGCCCTCGCTGCGCAGGATGCGCTCGAAGCGGGCCGTGGCCTTCGCGTCCAGCACGGGCGAGTTGTGCAGCGGCGCCGTCTGCGCCAGGTGGCGAATCTGCTCGTCCGGCGCGTCCGTGGCGATGGTGATGAGCCGGTCGAGGTACGGCGACGCGTCGCCCAGGTTCTCCGACTCGCGCGCCATCACGCGGCCCAGCGTGCGCGTGGCGGCCCAGCCCGCCTCGGTGGACGCCGGGTCGCGCGCGAAGTCCGCCATCCGGTCCATCGCGTCCGGCGTCAGGTGCTTCTGCGTGTCGAGCGCGGAGAGCATGCCCGCGCGCCGCTCGATGGGCAGCCCCTTGTCCAACCCCGCCTCCAGCAGCCGCGCGGCGACCTGCGGCTTCTGCACCGCGTCCGACTCACGCAGCCCGGACAGCAGCACCTGGAACGCCGCGCCCTGCGCGTCCCGGGCCCAGTCCACCACCTGCCCCGCCTTCTTCGCGTCGTCGCCAATCAGCTCCGCGAGCTTCGACTTCAGGTAGTCGCGGACGAGCGGATCCTTCGACGCGAGCAGCGGCGCGGCCCAGTCGCGGAACGTCTCCAGCGTCACGCCGTCGTTGAAGCGCGCCAGCTCCGGGAAGCACGTCTGGTCCGAGAAGCGGCGCTCCGCGGCCTCCGCCTCCTCCACGCCAGCCGCCGCCGCTCCCCCGCCCGCACTCCCGCCGTGCGAGCCTCGGGACTGTGTGGCTTTGACGGGGGCCGCCACCGCCGCCGGCGCTCGTGCGTCGTCACCGCCACGCCACATCAACCCCACGGCCGCCAACACGGCCACCAGGCCCGCACCCGCCCATCCCCAGGGGACACCCCGTGCTCGCGAAGGACCGGATGCGGGCGTCTGGGTCGGAGTGGAAGGGACCATGGGAATCCAAATAACCATGGATTCCTTGTTTCAATCAAGGAAAACAGATTTATTGGATTTTTACTGAAACTCGCTTCCTTCACTCTCACGAATCCATCCGATGACCGCTCGCGTCACGAGAACAGTGCCTGCGTTATGGAACTGCTCACGCGGCTGACGCACTTCGTGTCGCGGCGACGCAATGACTCTCCGCGCGCGTGTGCGAGTGGATGTCACATGGCGTTGAAACCTGCGCCCGTCTGCCTTCCTGCCCCCCAAGGTCAAAACAGACACGCCTCTGACGGAGGGGCGTGAAGTGTCCGCGATTCAGTGTCCGTGTATGATTTCGGCCCGTGGTGGCAGGGCCGGGGGGCTGTAGCCAGCGCATGGATGCACCGGGCGGAGGTGTCCGGGTCGCGCCATGGCTGTGAATGCGTCGCGGGAAAAGTGGCCGGACATGATGAAGAACGAAGCAGGTGCCGTGCGGCGGGAGCCTCCCGCGGTGGGCGTAACGGGTGTGTCCTCGGACCTCGCGGACCGGACACAGGCCGCGGACGTGGAGTCGCTCTTTGGAGCCGCTCCGGCGCCCGTGGAGCCGCCGTCACGTTCCAACACCGGGTCCTCGTCCACCTGGGACGGGCCGTCGCGTCCGGGCACCGGTGACACCGGTGACACCGGCAACAACACCAGTCCGTCCATCCAGGGACACGCGCTGCGCCCGGGCATGCGCCTGCAGCACTACGAGCTCATCCGCGAGCTGGGCTCCGGCGGCATGGGCACGGTGTTCCTCGCGCGCGACGTGCGGCTGGGACGCCGGGTGGCCATCAAGTTCCTGCACAGCGAGGACGCCGACATCACCCGGCGCTTCAT from Corallococcus exiguus harbors:
- a CDS encoding beta strand repeat-containing protein; its protein translation is MLASATNAPSDGLAYVTLTVTPRDASGEPLGTGLHVEVLSSDGSVTLGGTGTSACTVNTPGATCLTAVDSGAGSYVVTARSSTALTVPTTFSATVTDGSGTTTLPDTASVAFDSALFSGSAGTTITTGTVTVTSSNAGGRNLYITGGTVTFDASTVGQTFGDVFITGGTVTHLQATNAAMFKLDVLTGSWNLLGGAINTTNKGYGMTCFANGSCSGNGLVSFSPNGVPSASLAGTSKLYGASHGGMGSGNYRMNISQANNNQAGNAGTTYGDYRDPKFPGATNDTYSGTHGGGVVRITSTGPCVLGGSATVAASASFNAAGGSINLRCGAIVSTGWTGTLIADGGQGAGNSSIPLGAGGGGRIALVSTGDAATMTGAVSYPPVNLTARVHAFGGAPANSSYVVGAGGAGTIFLKHSGLTYGDLIIANNSPAHYQNEGTTRLPALAGTVTANVTAGATAIPVSVASTMFNATYYENAGAPLNFNPALTQVTTPSSSSIYNGVFAGGWLRPDVTAAGGALLDPSNLVSVTTNAVGTLTTSAVPSGVASGAFFRSVDVLDHLDVLGNAILETNGDIHVVSGNTTNSGAPTMTVNGLVLFDTTSGRTGRIEYAAGAVNVVQSTQAMPPLGGGTLVADNVTVSAGSVTVPAIIASGDVTLSGGTLVTNSLQAARYEQTAGTLKHYLPVFKTSPAAAQVSSLQMTLAGTFSLTGGAVDVAGLGYPAAMDAQGAPQTLWGFGATGPSSATGSSGGYGAGHGGVGGGYAAGAVRGMVYDDYRDPRYPGGAGTTVGASPSYLGFRSPGGGVFRLNASGVCTLGGTSLIKAGAVTTGAQYGAAGGSISLRCGGFDTTGWNGTLTANGANAYNSSSVGSTRAGGGGRIAMVSTGDASSFVGAIGYPYPSTSAQLQARGGTGINATYTDGGAGTVFLKHSGVAYGQLIINNNNQTHYATGGYTPFVSIAGTVSSAANAGDTSLSVNIASTPLHNSAAFNQLLAGMWLRPDTSVNSGTLPADNLVTVAGNTFVSTTQSQLTTSPLLASVPAGASFKSADLFDVYNVVGGAITQTNGDLYVVP
- a CDS encoding lysoplasmalogenase, whose product is MRESWTGGTKLLAAASLASAVGFLFVMDVGPREARLVTKALPMVCLLLWLWPAQGRYARLIFAGLALSLLGDVLLEVSPDLFLPGLGAFLLAHVGYTAAFVSVTRRLALLRALPFLLLAVGATVALWPGLGGMAPPVTAYVAVICSMGWRAAAMMSAPELPRHEQWLAFLGALLFSASDGLLSIRLFVTPLPGLGYAVMLLYWAAQFCIAASTRVAHAPAAMPISSSSLT
- a CDS encoding HEAT repeat domain-containing protein, with protein sequence MPRYLQGLRALGGLTLMLASPVVTAQSTPSAAKPALQGESCSVRGLMDQLRQGMGSSSKAYRDYLQAVLREAAVSLPSGELHAAFDRETDPVMVEQLAAALVARSEREAEKDAIQTVARRALEDRDPSVRAATVRAMRRTGALEKTGDMYERLMRDGSPEVRMEAAKNLIEDNEHVYSAHHGPATDMAVNAATASTDPKVTAKILESLDTRKMGPEAGQKLLGMLGHESADVRRSAALALGSVPAAQMAPAREALVGMYRGERDAGVRKALVQGIAELGFADAVPELRKLRSVDPSMAPEIDAWIRALESGVQEWGLLLREKQWQQQVR